From Panicum hallii strain FIL2 chromosome 2, PHallii_v3.1, whole genome shotgun sequence, a single genomic window includes:
- the LOC112881480 gene encoding peroxidase 2-like: protein MASASCLSLLVVLVALASAASAQLSSTFYDTSCPRALATIKSAVTSAVNNEPRMGASLLRLHFHDCFVDGCDASVLLNDTATFTGEQGAIPNRNSLRGFTVIDNIKAQVEAVCNQTVSCADILAVAARDSVVALGGPSWTVLLGRRDSTTASKANAESDLPAPSFDLANLTQAFANKGLNVTDMVALSGGHTIGQAQCRFFRDHIYNDTNINSTLASSLQANCPRASGSGDATLAPLDATSPTAFDNAYFSNLVSQRGLLHSDQELFNGGGTDGTVRSFASSSSAFSSAFAAAMVKMGNISPKTGSQGQIRSTCSKVNGS, encoded by the exons ATGGCATCTGCCTCTTGCCTTAGCCTGCtggtggtgctggtggcgcTGGCCTCGGCTGCGTCGGCGCAGCTGTCGTCGACGTTCTACGACACGTCGTGCCCCAGGGCCCTGGCCACCATCAAGAGCGCCGTCACGTCGGCCGTGAATAACGAGCCGCGCATGGGGGCGTCGCTGCTCAGGCTGCACTTCCACGACTGCTTCGTCGAT GGCTGCGACGCATCTGTGCTGCTGAATGACACGGCTACCTTCACCGGCGAGCAGGGGGCGATCCCAAACAGGAATTCTCTGAGAGGCTTCACTGTCATCGACAACATCAAGGCGCAGGTGGAGGCCGTGTGCAATCAGACCGTCTCCTGCGCCGAcatcctcgccgtcgccgcccgtgACTCCGTCGTAGCGCTGGGAGGGCCGTCATGGACGGTTCTTCTTGGTAGAAGGGACTCGACCACTGCGAGCAAGGCGAATGCAGAGAGCGACCTGCCTGCACCTTCCTTCGATCTCGCCAATCTCACCCAGGCGTTCGCGAATAAGGGcttgaatgtcaccgacatggTTGCTCTGTCCGGGGGGCACACGATCGGTCAGGCGCAGTGCCGCTTCTTCCGCGACCACATCTACAACGACACCAACATCAACTCGACCTTGGCGTCGTCGCTGCAGGCGAACTGCCCCCgcgcgagcggcagcggcgacgCCACCCTGGCGCCGCTGGACGCGACGTCGCCCACCGCGTTCGACAACGCCTACTTCAGCAACCTGGTGTCCCAGAGGGGGCTCCTGCACTCGGACCAGGAGCTCTTCAACGGCGGCGGCACTGACGGGACGGTCCGGAGCTTCGCGTCCAGCTCGTCGGCGTTCAGCAGCGCCTTCGCGGCAGCGATGGTGAAGATGGGGAACATCAGCCCCAAGACGGGGAGCCAGGGCCAGATCAGGAGCACCTGCTCCAAGGTCAACGGATCCTGA
- the LOC112883432 gene encoding peroxidase 2-like yields the protein MASASNNFLISLVVVVAAAALASGASAQLSSTFYDTSCPNALSTIRTAVNAAVAQEARMGASLLRLHFHDCFVQGCDASVLLNDTNGGEQNAIPNAGSLRGFGVIDNIKAQLEALCPQTVSCADILTVAARDSVVALGGPSWTVPLGRRDSTNSNATGANSDLPPPSFNLDQLISSFGNKNLSVTDMVALSGAHTIGQARCTTFRDHLGEANINSTFAASLRTSCPAAQSTSTDNNLAPLDVTTPNTFDNAYYSNLLSQRGLLHSDQELFNNGSTDSIVRNFASNAAAFTSAFATAMVTMGNLQPLTGTQGQIRRNCWRVNS from the exons ATGGCCTCTGCTTCTAATAATTTCCTTATTagcttggtggtggtggtggcggcggcggcgctggcctcGGGAGCGTCGGCGCAGCTGTCGTCGACCTTCTACGACACGTCGTGCCCCAACGCGCTGTCCACCATCAGGACGGCGGTGAACGCGGCGGTGGCGCAGGAGGCTCGCATGGGGGCGTCCCTGCTCAGGCTGCACTTCCACGACTGCTTTGTCCAG GGCTGCGACGCGTCCGTTCTGCTGAATGACACGAACGGCGGGGAGCAGAACGCGATTCCGAACGCTGGATCGCTGAGGGGCTTCGGCGTCATCGACAACATCAAGGCGCAGCTGGAGGCTTTGTGCCCGCAGACCGTCTCCTGCGCCGACATCCTCACCGTCGCCGCCCGCGATTCCGTCGTCGCG CTCGGCGGGCCTTCATGGACCGTTCCACTGGGAAGAAGGGACTCTACCAATTCAAACGCGACCGGGGCAAATAGCGACCTCCCACCTCCTTCATTTAACCTCGATCAACTTATTAGTTCGTTTGGGAACAAGAACCTCAGCGTAACAGACATGGTTGCTCTCTCAG GCGCTCACACTATCGGACAGGCGCGGTGCACGACCTTCCGGGACCATCTCGGCGAAGCCAACATCAACTCCACCTTCGCCGCGTCGCTCAGGACCAGCTGCCCGGCGGCACAGTCCACCAGCACCGACAACAACCTGGCGCCGCTGGACGTCACGACGCCCAACACCTTCGACAACGCCTACTACAGCAACCTGCTGTCCCAGAGGGGGCTCCTGCACTCCGACCAGGAGCTCTTCAACAACGGCAGCACCGACAGCATTGTCCGGAACTTCGCGTCCAACGCAGCCGCCTTCACCAGCGCCTTCGCGACGGCCATGGTGACGATGGGGAACCTCCAGCCGCTGACCGGGACCCAGGGCCAGATCAGGCGCAACTGCTGGAGGGTAAACTCCTAA
- the LOC112883433 gene encoding peroxidase 2-like, producing the protein MASSVPVVVLLLLCMAAAAAAQLSPTFYDTSCPNALSTIKSAVTAAVNKENRMGASLLRLHFHDCFVQGCDASVLLADIPGSFTGEQGALPNVRSLRGFDVIANIKAQVEAICKQTVSCADILAVAARDSVVALGGPSWTVPLGRRDSTTASQTLANNDLPPPFFNLSDLIGSFGNKGFTVTDMVALSGAHTIGQAQCLNFRDHIYNDTNINPGFASSLKANCPRPTGSGDSNLAPLDTSTPYAFDNAYYSNLLSQKGLLHSDQELFNGGSTDNTVRNFASNKAAFSSAFAAAMVKMANLSPLTGSQGQIRLTCSKVN; encoded by the exons ATGGCATCTTCGGTTCCAGTAGTAGTCTTGCTGCTACTCTGCATggccgcagcggcggcggcgcagctctCGCCGACGTTCTACGACACGTCGTGCCCCAACGCGCTGTCCACCATCAAGAGCGCCGTGACGGCCGCCGTGAACAAGGAGAACCGCATGGGAGCCTCCTTGCTCAGGCTGCACTTCCATGACTGCTTTGTCCAG GGGTGCGACGCGTCCGTACTGCTGGCCGACATCCCCGGCAGCTTCACCGGCGAGCAGGGGGCGTTGCCCAACGTGAGATCTCTGAGGGGCTTCGACGTCATCGCCAACATCAAGGCGCAGGTGGAGGCCATCTGCAAGCAGACCGTCTCCTGCGCCGAcatcctcgccgtcgccgcccgcgACTCCGTCGTCGCG TTGGGAGGGCCCTCATGGACGGTTCCCCTGGGGCGGAGGGACTCCACAACCGCGAGCCAGACCCTGGCAAACAACGACCTGCCGCCTCCCTTCTTCAACCTCAGCGACCTCATCGGCTCCTTCGGCAACAAGGGTTTCACCGTAACCGACATGGTTGCCCTTTCCG GGGCGCACACGATCGGGCAGGCGCAGTGCCTCAACTTCAGGGACCACATCTACAACGACACCAACATCAACCCGGGGTTCGCGAGCTCGCTCAAGGCCAACTGCCCCCGGCCGACCGGCTCCGGCGACAGCAACCTGGCGCCGCTCGACACGTCGACGCCGTACGCGTTCGACAACGCCTACTACTCCAACCTGCTAAGCCAGAAGGGGCTCCTGCACTCCGACCAGGAGCTCTTCAACGGTGGCAGCACGGACAACACTGTCAGGAACTTCGCCTCCAACAAGGCGGCCTTCAGCAGCGCCTTCGCCGCGGCCATGGTGAAGATGGCCAACCTCAGCCCGCTGACCGGATCCCAAGGACAGATCAGGCTCACCTGCTCCAAAGTGAACTAA
- the LOC112883434 gene encoding peroxidase 70, which produces MASSLSVLVILCLAASASAQLSPTFYSRSCPRALATIKAAVTAAVAREPRMGASLLRLHFHDCFVQGCDASVLLNDTATFTGEQTAFPNVGSIRGFTVVDNIKAQVEAVCPRTVSCADILAVAARDSVVALGGPSWRVLLGRRDSTTASLSLANSDLPAPTLDLANLTAAFARKGLSRTDLVALSGAHTIGLAQCLNFRGHIYNDTNVNPAFATLRRANCPAAAGNGDGNLAPLDTTTATVFDNAYYTNLLARSGLLHSDQQLFNGGATDGLVRTYASTPTRFNRDFGAAMIRMGNISPLTGSQGQIRLACSRVN; this is translated from the exons ATGGCCTCCTCCCTGTCAGTCCTGGTGATCCTGTGCCTAGCGGCGTCGGCCTCGGCGCAACTGTCGCCGACATTCTACTCTAGGTCGTGCCCCCGCGCCCTGGCCACCATCAAGGCCGCCGTGACGGCCGCGGTGGCACGGGAGCCTCGCATGGGGGCTTCCCTGCTCAGGCTCCACTTCCATGACTGCTTTGTCCAA GGCTGTGACGCGTCGGTGTTGCTGAACGACACGGCCACCTTCACCGGCGAGCAGACTGCGTTCCCCAACGTGGGATCGATCCGAGGCTTCACCGTGGTCGACAACATCAAGGCGCAAGTGGAGGCCGTGTGCCCACGTACCGTCTCCTGCGCCGAcatcctcgccgtcgccgcccgcgACTCCGTCGTCGCG TTAGGAGGGCCTTCATGGAGGGTTCTTCTCGGGAGGAGGGACTCGACGACGGCGAGCTTATCTCTGGCCAACAGCGACCTGCCGGCTCCGACCTTGGATCTCGCCAATCTCACCGCGGCTTTCGCCAGGAAGGGCCTTAGCAGAACCGACCTGGTTGCCCTCTCAG GAGCGCACACGATTGGGCTGGCGCAGTGCCTGAATTTCCGGGGTCACATCTACAACGACACCAACGTGAACCCGGCCTTCGCGACGCTGCGCCGGGCCAACTGccccgcggcggccggcaaCGGCGACGGCAACCTGGCGCCGCTGGACACCACGACGGCCACCGTGTTCGACAACGCCTACTACACCAACCTGCTGGCGCGGAGCGGGCTCCTGCACTCGGACCAGCAGCTGTTCAACGGCGGCGCCACGGACGGCCTGGTGCGCACCTACGCGTCCACCCCGACACGGTTCAACAGGGACTTTGGCGCGGCCATGATCAGGATGGGGAACATCAGCCCGCTCACCGGGTCGCAGGGCCAGATCAGGCTCGCCTGCTCCAGGGTAAACTAG
- the LOC112883435 gene encoding uncharacterized protein LOC112883435, which translates to MMSRERKKAAAAGLHEKLQILRSITHSRALSDTSIILDSSEYIKELKQKVVRLKQEIACEEAGALNHNSSPTTVTVETLGHGFVVSVFSDKSCPGLLVSILEAFDELGLSVLEATASCADTFRLEAVGGESQVENVDEHVVKQAVLRAVRNCSEGGRQQDE; encoded by the exons ATGATGTCGAGGGAGCGCAAgaaagcagcagcagccggtCTACATGAGAAGCTGCAGATCCTGCGATCCATCACTCACTCCCGAGCG CTGAGCGATACTTCCATAATCTTGGACTCGTCGGAGTACATCAAGGAGCTGAAGCAGAAGGTCGTCAGGCTCAAACAGGAGATCGCGTGTGAAGAAGCAGGCGCGCTGAACCACAACTCCTCCCCGACGACG GTCACCGTGGAAACCCTAGGGCACGGGTTCGTCGTCAGCGTGTTCTCTGACAAGAGCTGCCCCGGGCTGCTTGTTTCCATCCTCGAAGCGTTTGATGAGCTGGGCCTGAGCGTACTCGAAGCCACGGCGTCTTGTGCAGACACATTCCGCCTCGAGGCTGTTGGGGGAGAG AGCCAGGTGGAGAATGTGGATGAGCATGTCGTCAAACAAGCCGTGCTCCGGGCCGTCAGGAACTGCTCGGAAGGCGGTCGCCAACAAGATGAGTAG